From a single Planococcus shenhongbingii genomic region:
- the udk gene encoding uridine kinase, whose amino-acid sequence MSKNRPVVIGIAGGSGSGKTSVTHSIYEVFKDHSVVVIEQDYYYKDQSHLAFEERLKTNYDHPLAFDTDLLIEHINKLLQRQPIEKPVYNYALHTRSDETVLIEPKDVIILEGILVLEDQRLRDLMDIKLFVDTDADLRIIRRLLRDINERGRTIDSVIDQYLSVVRPMHNQFIEPTKRYADVIIPEGGQNEVAIDLMVTKIKTILE is encoded by the coding sequence ATGTCTAAAAACCGTCCGGTCGTAATCGGAATTGCAGGTGGTTCGGGCTCAGGTAAAACGAGCGTGACGCATTCCATTTATGAAGTATTCAAAGATCACTCGGTAGTGGTGATCGAACAGGATTATTATTATAAAGATCAAAGCCATTTAGCGTTTGAAGAACGTTTGAAAACGAACTATGACCATCCGCTGGCATTTGATACAGATTTACTGATTGAACACATCAACAAATTGCTGCAACGGCAGCCGATAGAAAAACCGGTTTATAATTATGCGCTACATACGCGTTCTGATGAAACTGTATTGATTGAGCCAAAAGACGTCATCATTCTTGAAGGCATTCTGGTTCTGGAAGATCAGCGCCTCCGCGATTTGATGGACATTAAGCTGTTTGTGGATACGGATGCGGATTTGCGCATAATTCGCCGGTTGCTGCGCGACATCAACGAACGGGGACGGACCATCGATTCCGTAATTGATCAATATTTAAGCGTTGTGCGCCCTATGCATAACCAGTTTATCGAGCCGACAAAACGATATGCGGATGTGATTATTCCAGAAGGCGGGCAAAACGAAGTAGCAATTGATTTAATGGTTACAAAAATTAAAACAATTCTTGAATAG
- a CDS encoding IreB family regulatory phosphoprotein — protein MSSFDQTMKFNPSDESMEQEVKQVMLQVHAALEEKGYNPINQIVGYLLSGDPAYIPRHQDARNMIRKLERDEILEELVKFYIKKNNEE, from the coding sequence GTGAGTTCATTTGATCAAACTATGAAATTCAATCCGTCTGATGAATCGATGGAGCAGGAAGTGAAGCAAGTGATGCTTCAAGTCCATGCTGCACTTGAGGAAAAAGGCTATAACCCGATCAATCAGATTGTCGGATATTTATTATCAGGTGATCCGGCTTATATTCCTCGCCACCAGGATGCACGCAATATGATCCGCAAACTCGAGCGGGATGAAATTCTGGAAGAGCTTGTAAAGTTCTATATCAAAAAGAATAATGAGGAATAA
- a CDS encoding DUF1292 domain-containing protein — protein sequence MEHGQEHITVVDENGNEQLFEVLFTFDSEQFGKSYVLYYPVGAEEDEDGEIEIQASSFTENEDTDGKIAGGELRPVETDEEWDMIEEMLNTFLDEEEENEEL from the coding sequence ATGGAACACGGACAAGAACACATTACAGTCGTTGATGAAAACGGCAACGAGCAGCTATTTGAAGTACTATTCACATTTGACTCAGAACAATTCGGGAAATCGTATGTATTGTATTACCCGGTAGGCGCTGAAGAAGATGAAGATGGTGAAATTGAAATCCAAGCTTCTTCATTCACTGAAAACGAAGACACAGACGGCAAAATTGCTGGCGGCGAACTTCGCCCTGTTGAAACTGACGAAGAATGGGACATGATCGAAGAAATGCTGAACACGTTCCTTGACGAAGAAGAAGAAAACGAAGAGCTTTAA
- the pssA gene encoding CDP-diacylglycerol--serine O-phosphatidyltransferase: MLILERMDHTIKKLRSQAANVLTIGNMAFGGASLMAALNEFYSYSVLFIFIAAFLDRFDGMVARKFNQESELGKQLDSMSDIISFGIAPAILIYELVLVDFGVTGMVFTVIYIASGAFRLARFNISEANGYFTGLPITAAGTVVTLSYFGISTIPPVAYMFLFILCSLLMISTFTLRKV, from the coding sequence TTGCTGATACTAGAACGAATGGATCACACAATTAAAAAACTCAGATCACAAGCAGCAAATGTGCTGACGATCGGCAATATGGCTTTCGGCGGTGCCTCTCTAATGGCGGCACTCAACGAATTCTACAGCTATAGTGTGCTATTTATTTTTATTGCTGCATTTTTGGATCGCTTTGATGGCATGGTTGCCAGGAAATTCAATCAGGAGTCGGAACTCGGCAAACAATTGGATTCCATGAGCGACATTATATCGTTCGGCATTGCACCGGCTATTTTAATTTATGAGCTTGTGCTGGTCGATTTCGGAGTCACCGGAATGGTATTCACGGTCATTTATATTGCGAGCGGCGCTTTTCGTCTTGCACGCTTTAATATTTCTGAAGCGAACGGTTACTTTACCGGCTTGCCGATCACGGCAGCAGGAACTGTTGTAACTTTGTCTTATTTCGGTATTTCAACTATTCCGCCCGTTGCCTATATGTTCCTCTTTATATTATGTTCTTTATTAATGATCAGCACTTTTACATTACGGAAAGTATAA
- the aroE gene encoding shikimate dehydrogenase: MKKWYAVIGDPIAHSLSPFMHDYWFEEHGIDATYIPVHVQPFELENAFNAMKTLGISGFNITLPHKQSIIPFLSKLDETAVVMNAVNTVTFNGRQYIGWNTDGDGFVRSLSAQPVTLNEKVLIIGAGGAARGIAFALKRANYKDVTITNRTYRRAKELAEASGSSALTIKDAELSLADFSIIIQTTSVGLAKDEALPISLENLSMGSLVADIIYNPLETPFLKAAQEKNCTIMNGVGMFVYQGAIAFEKWTGIKPDTEKMIEIITEKLGGNYVNR; this comes from the coding sequence ATGAAGAAATGGTATGCGGTAATAGGCGACCCGATTGCGCATTCCCTGTCGCCTTTCATGCACGATTATTGGTTTGAAGAACATGGCATTGACGCCACGTATATACCGGTTCATGTCCAGCCTTTTGAACTGGAAAATGCCTTTAATGCGATGAAAACTTTAGGGATCAGCGGCTTTAACATTACATTGCCGCATAAACAGTCCATTATTCCTTTTTTAAGTAAACTTGATGAAACGGCGGTCGTGATGAATGCGGTCAATACGGTCACTTTTAACGGCCGCCAATACATCGGCTGGAACACAGATGGCGATGGCTTTGTACGGTCATTGTCTGCACAGCCGGTCACCTTGAATGAAAAAGTGCTGATTATTGGTGCCGGCGGAGCCGCAAGAGGCATTGCTTTTGCTTTAAAACGTGCCAATTATAAAGATGTCACCATCACAAACCGAACGTATCGCCGGGCAAAAGAACTGGCGGAAGCGTCCGGCAGTTCTGCATTGACGATAAAAGATGCGGAATTGTCGCTTGCGGACTTCAGCATTATTATCCAGACCACTTCTGTCGGCTTAGCGAAAGACGAGGCATTGCCGATTTCATTGGAAAATTTAAGCATGGGATCACTCGTAGCGGATATCATCTACAATCCGCTTGAGACGCCGTTTTTGAAAGCGGCACAAGAAAAAAACTGTACAATTATGAATGGTGTGGGAATGTTTGTCTATCAAGGCGCAATCGCTTTTGAGAAATGGACAGGAATTAAACCGGACACTGAAAAAATGATTGAAATCATTACAGAAAAATTAGGAGGCAATTATGTTAACAGGTAA
- a CDS encoding YrrS family protein — protein MNDEKKPYPSRLNKKNRSNSILNMMIGLVFTLVIITGAFIFFDNGEQSAEEPESVQITTDTEQQTSEEGSNTEEADAAEDSEKDSEAEAEKEKEAEEAAKEEKEKAEEAEKTKEGKVTVGGTITREASNDPIVAESIINTSWEPVGTTQKGKHVSVYEKDSIDWKEKIKAITYATGLAEDNMYVMMIKNGGGPQKSIGVVQSKDQSEKYRVHLEWIDGKGWKPVKMDVLKTLEGAY, from the coding sequence ATGAATGATGAAAAAAAACCTTATCCTTCTCGTTTGAATAAAAAGAACCGGTCGAATTCCATTCTAAATATGATGATTGGGTTGGTGTTTACTTTAGTTATTATTACCGGAGCTTTTATATTCTTTGATAATGGCGAACAAAGCGCCGAGGAACCGGAATCTGTCCAAATCACAACAGATACGGAACAGCAAACGAGTGAAGAAGGAAGCAACACTGAAGAAGCTGACGCTGCTGAAGACTCAGAAAAGGATTCTGAAGCTGAAGCCGAAAAAGAAAAAGAAGCGGAAGAAGCTGCTAAAGAAGAAAAAGAAAAAGCTGAAGAAGCCGAAAAAACAAAAGAAGGCAAAGTGACTGTTGGCGGCACGATTACACGGGAAGCTTCAAATGATCCCATCGTGGCAGAGTCGATCATCAATACGAGCTGGGAGCCGGTAGGCACTACTCAAAAGGGCAAGCATGTTTCGGTTTATGAAAAAGATTCAATCGATTGGAAAGAAAAAATCAAAGCTATTACATATGCGACGGGTCTAGCTGAAGACAATATGTATGTTATGATGATAAAAAATGGCGGTGGCCCTCAAAAGTCGATTGGTGTCGTCCAGTCTAAAGATCAATCAGAAAAATACCGTGTCCATTTGGAATGGATTGACGGAAAAGGCTGGAAACCCGTGAAGATGGATGTATTGAAAACACTGGAAGGCGCCTATTAA
- the greA gene encoding transcription elongation factor GreA, with the protein MANEKQFPMTAAGKQKLEEELDFLKTVKRKEVVERIKVARSFGDLSENSEYDSAKEDQAFVEGRISTLESMVRNAVIINENELDRDIVRLGTTVTFVEVPDGEEESYTIVGSAEADPLEGRISNDSPIAKSMIGRSIGENVKVLTPGGEMEIKIVSIT; encoded by the coding sequence ATGGCGAACGAAAAACAATTTCCAATGACAGCTGCAGGAAAGCAGAAGTTGGAGGAAGAACTGGATTTCTTAAAAACTGTAAAACGGAAAGAAGTCGTTGAGCGGATTAAAGTAGCTCGCAGTTTTGGGGATTTATCCGAGAACTCTGAGTATGATTCGGCTAAAGAAGACCAAGCATTTGTGGAGGGCCGTATTTCTACGTTGGAATCGATGGTCCGGAATGCAGTTATCATAAATGAAAATGAATTAGATAGAGATATCGTCCGTTTAGGCACAACCGTAACTTTTGTGGAAGTTCCGGACGGCGAAGAAGAATCATATACAATCGTCGGGTCGGCAGAAGCGGATCCTCTTGAAGGCCGCATCTCCAATGATTCGCCTATTGCCAAAAGCATGATTGGACGTTCAATTGGTGAAAATGTTAAAGTTTTGACTCCAGGCGGCGAAATGGAAATTAAGATAGTTTCAATTACCTAA
- a CDS encoding O-methyltransferase codes for MEDHQQLPEILAALKNYAEQHHVPIMEEQGISELIELLKSQQPKSILEIGAAIGFSAIKMASELPDCTVDTIERDDGRYNKAVEFIGQSGLENQIRIFHGDALELDLDLLKPAYDAIFIDAAKGQYERFFEKYEKLLSERGIIYCDNMHMHGLSEQEISEVPRRKRTMIRNLRKFKEYMLNHPSYETTLLSAGDGIMICRKKAQEK; via the coding sequence ATGGAAGATCATCAACAACTGCCGGAAATATTGGCGGCATTAAAAAACTATGCGGAACAGCATCATGTCCCGATCATGGAAGAACAAGGAATCAGCGAACTCATCGAGCTTTTGAAAAGCCAGCAGCCGAAATCGATTCTGGAAATTGGAGCCGCAATTGGGTTTTCAGCCATCAAAATGGCTTCTGAATTGCCGGATTGCACAGTCGATACCATCGAACGTGATGACGGCAGGTATAATAAAGCAGTGGAATTCATCGGGCAATCCGGTCTTGAAAACCAAATACGGATTTTTCATGGAGATGCGCTTGAGCTGGATTTGGACCTTTTAAAACCGGCATATGACGCTATTTTTATAGATGCCGCTAAAGGGCAATACGAACGGTTTTTTGAAAAATATGAAAAGCTTTTGTCTGAACGTGGAATTATTTATTGCGACAATATGCATATGCACGGTTTGTCAGAGCAGGAAATTTCAGAGGTTCCGAGAAGAAAACGGACGATGATCCGGAATTTAAGAAAATTTAAAGAATATATGTTAAATCACCCGTCTTACGAAACGACGCTGCTGTCTGCAGGAGATGGAATCATGATTTGCAGAAAAAAAGCGCAGGAAAAATAA
- a CDS encoding YqeG family HAD IIIA-type phosphatase — translation MYRYFIPSQYVKSVFDISPEALLEKGVRGIITDLDNTLVEWDRPDATPKLIDWLRSMKVAGIQVVIVSNNNELRVKSFADPLGIPFIYQARKPMGRAFRKALKLMNVKRDQVVVIGDQMMTDIFGGNLNKLHTILVLPVAQSDGFFTRFNRLMERRIMKKLKEKGQLTWEEEN, via the coding sequence ATGTATCGATATTTTATACCGAGTCAATATGTAAAAAGCGTTTTTGATATTTCCCCGGAAGCGCTGCTTGAAAAAGGTGTCCGGGGAATTATTACGGATTTAGATAATACATTGGTTGAATGGGACCGTCCAGATGCAACACCGAAACTGATTGATTGGCTAAGATCAATGAAAGTGGCGGGAATACAAGTGGTTATCGTATCGAATAACAATGAATTACGAGTTAAATCTTTTGCAGATCCGCTTGGCATCCCGTTTATTTATCAAGCGCGCAAGCCAATGGGCAGGGCGTTCCGAAAAGCGTTAAAATTGATGAATGTGAAACGCGATCAAGTCGTGGTTATCGGTGACCAAATGATGACAGACATTTTTGGCGGGAATTTAAATAAACTGCACACGATATTAGTTTTGCCGGTAGCCCAGTCAGACGGGTTCTTTACCCGTTTTAACCGACTAATGGAACGCCGCATCATGAAGAAGTTAAAAGAAAAAGGACAATTGACATGGGAGGAAGAAAATTGA
- the mtnN gene encoding 5'-methylthioadenosine/S-adenosylhomocysteine nucleosidase: protein MKIGVIGAMEEEVELLRGSLENARVEEIANCEFTSGTYKGQEVVLLKSGIGKVNAAMSTTLLLQQYKPDMVINTGSAGGFDQELEVGAIVISDEVRHHDVDVTVFGYEMGQVPQLPAAFRSDEKLVSIAVKAVEELGEHPYAVGLIATGDSFMNDAERVEKVRGFFPDMKASEMEAAAVAQVCHQFNVPFVVIRALSDIAGKESNISFDEFLPVAAKHSTEIVLNVVERLAAK from the coding sequence ATGAAAATCGGTGTAATCGGTGCAATGGAAGAAGAAGTGGAATTATTAAGAGGAAGCCTGGAAAACGCTCGGGTTGAGGAAATTGCAAACTGTGAATTTACCTCAGGTACATACAAAGGACAGGAAGTCGTTCTTTTAAAAAGCGGCATCGGCAAAGTAAATGCAGCAATGTCGACGACTCTTTTGCTTCAGCAATATAAACCGGATATGGTGATCAATACGGGATCGGCTGGAGGATTCGATCAAGAACTTGAAGTCGGTGCCATTGTTATTTCAGATGAAGTCCGCCACCATGATGTTGACGTTACGGTCTTCGGTTATGAAATGGGCCAAGTGCCGCAATTGCCTGCCGCTTTCCGGTCCGATGAAAAACTCGTTTCCATTGCAGTTAAAGCAGTTGAAGAACTGGGAGAGCATCCTTATGCAGTCGGGCTGATTGCTACCGGAGATTCTTTTATGAATGATGCGGAACGCGTAGAGAAAGTACGCGGATTCTTCCCGGACATGAAGGCCTCTGAAATGGAAGCAGCAGCCGTTGCACAAGTATGCCACCAATTTAATGTGCCATTTGTTGTCATCCGGGCATTATCTGACATTGCCGGCAAAGAATCGAATATTTCTTTTGACGAATTTTTGCCGGTAGCTGCCAAACATTCTACGGAAATTGTTTTAAATGTCGTAGAACGTCTCGCTGCAAAATAA
- a CDS encoding nicotinate-nucleotide adenylyltransferase, whose translation MKKVGILGGTFNPPHLGHLIMANEALHSTGLDEVRFMPNYIAPHKEVSGATAEHRLKMTRLAVMGHDKFLIEDFEIRQGGVSYTFDTVKKMIEREPDAEFYFIIGGDSIEGLPTWYRIDDLAKIIRFIGIRRPGYLHDTIYPVLLIDSPELHLSSTMLRDRVAEGGTISFLVPEKVEAFIRKERLYGSKHDD comes from the coding sequence ATGAAGAAAGTCGGGATTTTAGGCGGAACATTCAATCCTCCTCATCTCGGCCATCTTATTATGGCCAATGAAGCGCTCCATTCGACAGGATTGGATGAAGTCCGCTTTATGCCCAATTATATTGCTCCCCATAAAGAAGTCAGCGGCGCCACTGCAGAACATCGTCTTAAAATGACACGGCTTGCCGTCATGGGACATGATAAGTTTCTGATAGAGGATTTTGAAATTAGGCAAGGCGGCGTATCCTATACATTTGATACGGTAAAAAAAATGATTGAACGGGAACCGGATGCTGAATTTTATTTTATTATCGGCGGAGACAGTATCGAAGGGCTGCCGACTTGGTACCGCATCGATGACTTGGCTAAAATTATCCGTTTCATCGGCATCAGGCGCCCAGGCTACTTGCACGATACCATTTATCCGGTGCTGTTGATCGACTCGCCGGAGCTGCATCTATCGTCGACAATGCTCAGGGACCGCGTCGCAGAAGGTGGAACCATCTCTTTTTTAGTACCTGAAAAAGTGGAAGCTTTTATTCGAAAGGAGCGGTTATATGGATCAAAGCATGATGATTGA
- the ruvX gene encoding Holliday junction resolvase RuvX, which translates to MRIMGLDVGSKTIGVAISDALGWTAQGIETVKINEAVGEYGFERLGELIKSYEVTQVVVGYPKNMNNSIGPRAEASEKFAALLEEAYAIPVVLWDERLTTMAAEKMLISADVSRKNRKKVIDKMAAVMILQGYLDFKK; encoded by the coding sequence ATGAGAATAATGGGACTGGATGTCGGTTCAAAAACAATCGGAGTTGCCATCAGTGATGCGCTTGGCTGGACAGCCCAAGGCATCGAGACGGTTAAAATCAACGAGGCTGTAGGAGAGTATGGATTTGAGCGCTTAGGCGAATTGATCAAGTCTTATGAAGTCACCCAGGTCGTAGTCGGTTATCCGAAAAACATGAACAATTCAATTGGTCCGCGAGCAGAGGCATCGGAAAAGTTTGCAGCTTTGCTGGAAGAAGCGTATGCTATACCGGTGGTCCTTTGGGATGAACGTCTGACGACAATGGCGGCGGAGAAGATGCTGATTTCAGCTGACGTCAGCCGGAAAAACCGCAAAAAAGTGATCGACAAGATGGCAGCGGTCATGATTTTGCAAGGCTATCTTGATTTTAAAAAATAA
- a CDS encoding phosphatidylserine decarboxylase, giving the protein MKKKLYQRSIELTNGPVTSSLIRSFAQSSASRWVIPNYIKTYKIATADIENHVNSFPTLHDFFIRKLKAESRPTAGLPVVSPVDGKIEILGDMHEGIRFLVKNQQYSLADLLGNNGLADAYQNGKYIVLYLSPADYHRIHSPASGNILKQYVLGKKSYPVNGPGLMYGKSPISGNYRMITELETAFGSMLVVKVGAMFINSIKLTNNQNSWEKGEEVAYFSFGSTVVLFFEENRIDFCGNAKSGEQIKVGEALAHMV; this is encoded by the coding sequence GTGAAGAAAAAGCTTTATCAGCGATCGATTGAATTGACGAATGGACCAGTCACATCAAGCTTAATCCGCTCTTTTGCCCAATCTTCGGCAAGCCGATGGGTGATTCCAAATTATATCAAAACTTACAAAATAGCTACGGCAGATATTGAAAATCATGTAAATTCTTTTCCGACGCTGCATGATTTTTTTATCCGTAAGCTAAAAGCGGAAAGCAGGCCAACTGCTGGACTGCCGGTTGTTTCCCCGGTAGACGGCAAAATTGAAATCTTAGGGGACATGCATGAAGGGATCCGTTTTCTGGTGAAAAACCAGCAATATTCATTAGCCGATCTTTTGGGCAATAACGGGCTGGCTGATGCGTATCAAAACGGCAAATACATTGTGCTTTATCTTTCACCTGCCGATTATCACCGAATCCATAGCCCCGCATCCGGGAATATCCTCAAACAATATGTTCTGGGAAAAAAATCTTATCCTGTCAATGGTCCAGGGCTTATGTACGGCAAGTCTCCGATCAGCGGCAATTACCGCATGATCACAGAGCTTGAAACGGCCTTCGGCAGTATGCTGGTAGTGAAAGTCGGTGCCATGTTCATCAATTCCATTAAATTGACGAACAATCAAAACTCATGGGAAAAAGGCGAAGAAGTGGCTTATTTCAGTTTTGGTTCCACCGTTGTGCTGTTCTTTGAAGAAAATCGCATTGATTTTTGTGGAAATGCGAAAAGCGGAGAACAGATCAAGGTGGGAGAAGCCCTTGCACATATGGTATAA
- the yhbY gene encoding ribosome assembly RNA-binding protein YhbY — protein sequence MLTGKQKRFLRSEAHHLDPIFQVGKGGVSGTMLRQIEEALEARELVKISILQNNEDNKHDVAKQLAEGTYAELVQLIGHTVVLYKPSVNNKKIVLPVKR from the coding sequence ATGTTAACAGGTAAACAAAAACGCTTTTTGCGAAGCGAAGCTCATCATCTAGATCCAATCTTCCAAGTCGGCAAAGGCGGGGTCAGCGGAACGATGCTGCGCCAGATCGAAGAAGCGTTGGAAGCAAGAGAATTAGTGAAAATCAGCATTCTGCAGAATAACGAAGATAACAAACACGACGTCGCCAAACAGCTGGCCGAAGGCACTTATGCAGAACTTGTCCAGTTGATCGGCCACACAGTGGTTCTATATAAACCATCAGTCAATAATAAGAAGATTGTGCTGCCGGTAAAAAGATGA
- the mltG gene encoding endolytic transglycosylase MltG — MDKQSKKEIMFDRMSEKKKEVKIVRRIVLIITLVLLIVVGIAGFQAYNYVTDALKPVDPDSEKVVNIEVPIGSNLDSISALLEENGLIADARIYKYYVKFKNQADFQAGTYGLLPSMTLDEITESLKTGKVYREPLFNITVPEGLTIDEIAENVIAKKTKFTAEEFLAKVQDPQYIDELMVKYPTLLTDEIKGENVRYALEGYLFPATYAFYEEDPSLNLIIEQMLEATEANVVQYQAVLEEMGETPHWLLTFASLLEEEATAQSDRQTIASVFYNRLEADMPLQTDPTVIYAMGEHKERLFNKDYQFEHPYSTYTNKGLPPGPIASAGASSIQAVLDPANTKYLYFLADSTGKNHFAITYDEHLANRDKYIGQ, encoded by the coding sequence GTGGACAAGCAGTCGAAAAAAGAAATAATGTTCGACCGGATGAGTGAAAAGAAAAAAGAAGTGAAAATCGTCCGTCGGATTGTGTTGATCATCACATTGGTCCTTTTGATTGTTGTGGGCATTGCAGGATTTCAAGCCTATAATTATGTGACTGATGCATTGAAGCCGGTAGACCCGGATTCAGAAAAAGTGGTGAACATCGAAGTGCCGATCGGCTCGAATTTGGACAGCATTTCCGCACTGCTGGAAGAAAACGGCCTTATCGCCGATGCGCGCATCTACAAGTATTACGTGAAATTCAAGAACCAGGCTGATTTCCAAGCCGGGACATACGGGCTGCTGCCTTCTATGACTCTTGATGAAATTACCGAAAGCTTGAAAACCGGAAAAGTCTACCGTGAACCGCTGTTCAATATTACGGTGCCTGAAGGCCTGACAATAGACGAAATCGCTGAAAATGTCATTGCCAAAAAGACAAAATTCACTGCTGAAGAATTTTTGGCTAAAGTGCAGGATCCACAGTACATTGATGAATTGATGGTCAAGTACCCGACTTTGCTGACAGATGAAATCAAAGGCGAGAATGTCCGTTATGCGTTAGAAGGCTATTTGTTCCCTGCCACCTACGCATTTTATGAAGAAGATCCATCGCTGAACTTAATAATTGAGCAAATGCTTGAAGCGACAGAGGCAAATGTCGTACAATATCAAGCGGTACTCGAAGAGATGGGGGAAACGCCGCATTGGCTCCTGACATTCGCGTCGCTGCTGGAAGAAGAAGCAACAGCACAGTCCGACCGGCAGACGATTGCCAGCGTGTTCTATAACCGCCTGGAAGCGGATATGCCGCTGCAGACAGACCCGACCGTCATTTATGCGATGGGAGAACACAAAGAACGTTTGTTCAATAAAGACTATCAATTTGAGCATCCTTATAGCACTTACACCAATAAAGGTTTGCCGCCCGGCCCGATTGCTTCAGCCGGAGCGTCGTCCATCCAGGCCGTATTAGACCCAGCCAATACAAAATATTTATATTTCCTTGCTGATTCTACCGGCAAAAATCATTTTGCTATAACTTATGACGAGCATTTAGCGAACCGCGACAAATACATCGGCCAATAA
- the yqeH gene encoding ribosome biogenesis GTPase YqeH: MNEMPTCIGCGAQIQTERPGELGYAPVSSLDKEEIICQRCFRLKNYNELQPVSLTDDDFLRILNGLGERKGLIVKIVDIFDFNGSWIPGLHRFVGNNDILLIANKADLLPKSVKQAKLINWMKQEAKKLGLKPIDVLTVSAHKGTGVVEAMEAIDKYRKGQDVYVVGSTNVGKSTFINRIIKQATGQSDIITTSHFPGTTLDLIEIPLDDEKSLFDTPGIINHHQLAHHLHSSELKMIMPKKELKPRVFQLNAEQTLFIGGLARFDFIQGDRSSFTIHVANDLQIHRTKLENADALYEQHLGEMLSPPTTQYKDDFPELVRHEFRVKEGKTDIVYSGLGWITVQHPNVVIAAYAPRGVEVFLRPSLI; encoded by the coding sequence TTGAACGAAATGCCAACATGCATCGGCTGCGGAGCACAGATCCAGACAGAACGGCCAGGGGAACTTGGCTACGCACCGGTATCATCTTTAGATAAAGAAGAAATTATTTGCCAGCGCTGCTTCCGTTTGAAAAATTACAACGAGCTTCAGCCGGTATCTCTGACTGACGACGACTTTTTAAGAATTTTAAACGGGCTTGGAGAACGCAAAGGGCTGATTGTGAAAATCGTTGATATTTTTGACTTCAACGGCAGCTGGATTCCAGGACTGCACCGTTTTGTAGGCAACAACGATATTTTATTGATTGCCAACAAAGCGGACTTGCTGCCAAAATCAGTCAAACAGGCGAAGCTCATCAATTGGATGAAGCAAGAAGCGAAAAAACTGGGCTTAAAGCCGATTGACGTTTTGACGGTTAGTGCGCATAAAGGAACCGGCGTCGTAGAAGCGATGGAGGCGATTGACAAGTACCGCAAAGGACAGGACGTTTATGTGGTGGGTTCAACAAATGTCGGCAAATCGACGTTCATCAACCGCATTATTAAACAAGCGACTGGCCAATCGGATATCATCACCACTTCCCATTTTCCAGGAACAACACTCGATTTGATCGAGATTCCATTGGATGATGAAAAATCACTTTTTGATACACCGGGAATCATCAATCATCATCAATTAGCTCATCATTTGCATTCTTCAGAGTTGAAAATGATCATGCCGAAAAAAGAATTAAAGCCGCGGGTGTTCCAATTGAACGCCGAACAGACACTATTTATTGGCGGCCTTGCCCGTTTCGACTTTATCCAGGGAGACCGCTCTTCGTTCACCATTCATGTAGCGAACGACTTGCAGATTCACCGCACCAAATTGGAAAATGCAGATGCACTTTATGAACAGCATCTCGGTGAAATGCTGTCACCGCCAACTACTCAGTATAAAGATGATTTTCCAGAGTTAGTGCGGCACGAATTTCGGGTAAAAGAAGGTAAGACAGATATTGTCTATTCAGGCTTAGGCTGGATTACCGTTCAGCACCCGAATGTAGTCATCGCTGCATATGCTCCTAGAGGAGTAGAAGTGTTTTTAAGACCATCACTGATCTAG